Proteins encoded within one genomic window of uncultured Draconibacterium sp.:
- a CDS encoding FRG domain-containing protein, translated as MNCEITSNDIQVNSWEELTQEVYHQSWKPDLGRFRSDFAFRGLSDCHYKLENSFVRNCGERPELEYHMLRNFRKYARIDDFSLANTPLRALVLAQHHGLATRLLDWTYSPYIAMHFATSNTEKYDLDGVIWKVDFVQVNRLIPEPLKALLTLEKCNAFTVEMLESVFPTIQKLDETIGSGHALFFEPPSIDDRIVNQFALFSVMTSATSVLDEWLIKHPELYRRIIIPAELKWEVRDKLDQANITERVLFPGLDGLASWLKRHYRPKL; from the coding sequence ATGAATTGCGAGATCACATCAAACGATATTCAGGTTAACAGTTGGGAAGAATTAACACAGGAAGTTTACCACCAGTCGTGGAAACCGGATCTTGGCCGCTTTCGATCCGACTTTGCATTTCGCGGCCTCTCCGACTGCCATTACAAACTGGAGAACAGCTTTGTTCGCAATTGCGGGGAACGGCCAGAACTGGAATATCACATGCTTCGTAATTTCCGTAAATATGCCCGTATCGACGATTTCTCGCTGGCGAACACTCCACTTCGGGCACTGGTACTTGCCCAGCACCATGGATTGGCAACACGTTTGCTCGACTGGACTTACTCGCCATATATTGCCATGCATTTTGCTACGTCAAACACCGAAAAATATGATTTGGATGGCGTGATTTGGAAAGTAGATTTTGTACAAGTAAACCGCCTGATTCCTGAGCCTTTAAAAGCTTTGCTTACACTTGAGAAATGCAATGCTTTCACCGTCGAAATGCTGGAATCTGTTTTCCCTACTATTCAGAAATTGGATGAGACCATTGGAAGCGGACATGCTTTGTTTTTTGAACCGCCATCGATCGACGACCGGATTGTAAACCAATTTGCGCTGTTTTCGGTAATGACAAGCGCCACATCGGTTTTAGATGAATGGCTGATAAAACATCCCGAACTTTACCGGCGCATTATTATTCCGGCTGAATTAAAATGGGAAGTACGCGATAAACTCGATCAGGCGAATATCACTGAACGGGTACTTTTCCCCGGACTTGATGGCCTGGCAAGCTGGTTAAAACGACATTACCGACCAAAACTGTAA
- a CDS encoding TonB-dependent receptor has product MMKNFTLLFFLLLIQIIAFGQSNNATLKGVIKDQNGVPIDMVNVVLKEYPTLGTTTTADGEFLLRIPARKQLTVIFSSLGYQTFQDSVYANREETVIKQITMPETNLELAEIIVKEQRRNGGSIVSLDPKILNSISSASGGIEAGLKTLPGVSSNNELSSQYTVRGGNFDENLVYVNDVEVYRPFLIRSGQQEGLSFINSDMVSTIDFSAGGFNAKYGDKMSSVLDIKYRKPSDFSGSASVSMLGASAHFEDVALNGKLSHISGIRYKTNRYMLGTLDEEGEYDPRFLDFQTYITYQFNEKFDLSFLGNVAQNQYNFIPQTRETTFGTWQNPLNTRIYFDGQEQDDFETYLGAVTANYHPNANLNLKFIASAYHAKEKETYDIQGQYYLNQLERNMGSDEFGDSTLNLGVGTFINHARNSLDATVYSFSHKGALNSEKHLLNWGIKFQHEKINDELNEWIYRDSAGYSIPYSDSEVNLFYTLTAKNKISSNRITGYIQDSWGMPTQNGDLYLTGGVRFNYWDFNNELLISPRATLSYFPEWEKKMSFRLSAGWYHQSPFFKELKQSDGYINYDSKAQRSFQVVGGTDLLFTAWDRPFRFTSEAYYKHMNRLIPYQIDNVRIRYLAEQEATGYATGIDFKINGEFVSGLQSWASLSFLQTEEDIKGDGHGMIPRPTDQWMNFSLFFQDYLPGNPSYKMQLSGFYGARLPTGPPNGERYQDVFRMPPYRRIDLGFSKVFISRANRSNSPFFKHITDLSLSLEVFNLLDINNTISYFWVSSIYGDQYAVPNYLTSRKFNLKLTVKF; this is encoded by the coding sequence ATGATGAAAAACTTTACCTTACTATTCTTCTTACTACTAATCCAAATCATTGCTTTTGGGCAAAGTAACAATGCAACTTTAAAAGGTGTTATCAAAGATCAGAACGGTGTTCCGATTGATATGGTAAATGTGGTACTGAAAGAATATCCAACCCTTGGAACCACAACAACTGCCGACGGCGAATTCCTGCTTCGTATTCCGGCGCGCAAACAACTCACGGTAATTTTTTCATCGCTGGGGTATCAAACCTTTCAAGATTCGGTTTACGCCAATCGCGAAGAAACAGTTATCAAACAAATTACAATGCCCGAGACCAATCTCGAACTGGCAGAAATAATAGTAAAAGAACAGCGACGCAACGGCGGAAGTATTGTTAGTCTCGATCCGAAGATTCTCAACTCCATCTCGAGTGCATCGGGTGGTATTGAAGCCGGATTAAAAACCTTGCCCGGCGTTTCGTCAAATAACGAGTTAAGCTCGCAATACACCGTGCGTGGTGGTAATTTCGATGAAAACCTGGTTTATGTAAACGATGTTGAGGTTTACCGTCCTTTCCTGATTCGCTCGGGGCAACAGGAAGGTTTGAGCTTTATTAACAGCGATATGGTTTCTACCATCGATTTTTCGGCAGGTGGATTTAATGCCAAATACGGCGATAAAATGTCGTCGGTGCTCGATATAAAATACCGTAAACCAAGCGACTTTAGCGGATCGGCGTCGGTCAGCATGCTCGGTGCTTCGGCGCATTTTGAAGACGTTGCGCTAAACGGAAAACTTTCGCATATCTCAGGAATCCGCTACAAAACCAACCGTTACATGCTGGGGACTTTGGATGAAGAAGGCGAGTACGATCCACGATTTCTCGATTTTCAAACCTACATAACTTACCAGTTTAACGAAAAATTCGACCTATCATTTTTGGGTAACGTAGCACAAAATCAATACAATTTTATTCCTCAAACCCGCGAAACAACTTTTGGAACATGGCAAAATCCGCTAAACACCCGGATTTATTTTGACGGGCAGGAACAGGATGATTTTGAAACCTATTTAGGTGCGGTAACCGCTAATTATCATCCTAATGCCAACCTGAACCTGAAGTTTATTGCATCAGCTTACCATGCCAAAGAAAAAGAGACTTACGATATTCAGGGACAGTACTATCTAAACCAGTTGGAGCGCAATATGGGCTCGGATGAATTTGGCGACAGCACGCTGAATTTAGGTGTTGGGACCTTTATCAATCATGCCCGAAACAGTCTGGATGCCACAGTTTACAGCTTTTCGCACAAAGGAGCATTAAACTCAGAGAAACACCTGCTAAACTGGGGAATTAAATTTCAGCACGAAAAAATAAACGACGAGCTAAATGAATGGATCTACCGCGATTCTGCCGGTTATTCCATTCCTTATTCTGATAGCGAAGTAAATTTGTTTTACACACTTACTGCCAAAAACAAAATCAGTTCAAACCGTATAACCGGTTACATTCAGGACAGTTGGGGCATGCCCACCCAAAATGGCGATTTGTATCTCACCGGTGGTGTCCGATTCAATTACTGGGATTTTAACAACGAACTGCTCATTAGTCCGCGCGCTACATTAAGTTACTTCCCCGAATGGGAGAAAAAAATGTCGTTCCGTTTATCGGCCGGATGGTATCATCAGTCGCCGTTTTTTAAGGAGCTGAAACAAAGCGACGGATACATTAATTACGACTCGAAAGCACAGCGTTCGTTTCAGGTAGTTGGTGGCACCGACCTGCTTTTTACTGCCTGGGATCGCCCGTTTCGTTTTACTTCCGAGGCCTACTACAAACACATGAACCGCCTGATTCCTTACCAAATTGATAATGTTCGCATACGTTACCTTGCTGAGCAAGAAGCAACCGGTTATGCTACCGGGATTGATTTTAAAATTAATGGTGAGTTTGTAAGCGGATTGCAATCGTGGGCAAGTTTATCGTTCCTGCAAACCGAAGAAGATATAAAAGGCGACGGGCACGGAATGATTCCCCGCCCTACTGATCAGTGGATGAATTTTAGTTTATTTTTCCAGGATTATTTACCGGGAAATCCAAGCTACAAAATGCAATTGTCAGGATTTTACGGAGCACGACTTCCAACCGGGCCGCCAAATGGCGAACGTTACCAGGATGTATTTCGTATGCCGCCCTACCGCCGTATCGACCTTGGATTTTCAAAGGTATTTATTAGCCGGGCAAATCGTTCAAATAGCCCGTTCTTCAAGCATATTACCGATTTATCGCTAAGCCTCGAGGTATTTAACTTGCTGGACATCAACAATACCATCTCCTATTTTTGGGTATCAAGTATTTATGGCGACCAGTATGCTGTTCCTAATTATCTTACATCAAGAAAATTCAACTTAAAACTTACGGTAAAATTCTAA
- a CDS encoding RNA-binding protein produces MNLFVAKLDSSITGDYLNELFSAHGEVASAKVIFDRETGNSKCFGFVEMPNEEEANAAIAALNDAEIEGKQIVVKEANPPQERPRRDFNRGGGGGGYNRGGGGGYNRGGGDRRSGGGGYSRGGGDRRGGGGGGYDRRGGGGDRW; encoded by the coding sequence ATGAATTTATTTGTTGCAAAGTTAGACTCATCGATTACAGGTGACTACTTAAATGAGCTGTTCTCTGCACACGGAGAAGTAGCGTCTGCCAAAGTTATTTTTGACAGAGAAACGGGAAACTCAAAATGTTTTGGTTTTGTTGAAATGCCAAACGAAGAAGAAGCTAATGCAGCTATTGCTGCACTTAATGATGCCGAAATTGAAGGAAAACAAATCGTAGTTAAGGAAGCAAATCCTCCACAAGAACGTCCACGTCGTGATTTTAATCGCGGTGGAGGCGGCGGTGGCTACAACCGCGGTGGCGGTGGTGGTTACAATCGTGGCGGCGGCGACCGCAGAAGCGGTGGCGGAGGTTACAGCCGTGGTGGCGGCGACCGCAGAGGCGGTGGCGGAGGTGGTTACGATCGTCGCGGCGGCGGTGGCGACCGTTGGTAA
- a CDS encoding SulP family inorganic anion transporter, translating into MNTIFKPKLFTILKNGISKKQITSDVLAGVVVGIVALPLAIAFAVASGVSPEKGLITAVVAGFLISFLGGSRVQIGGPTGAFIVIVYGIVQQYGVNGLIISTVLAGIILILFGVLKLGTLLKFIPHPLIVGFTSGIALVIFSTQIKDALGLTITDLPSGFLEKWHVYISNLGNVNIAALLVTLTTIAITLISGKFVKKIPGSFIAIILVTLVVQVFKIPIATIETYFGEISNTIHFSIPQIRLNDLQNYLEPALTIALLGGIESLLSAVVADGMISGKHRSNTELIAQGIANVVTPFFGGIPATGAIARTATNVKNGGRTPIAGIAHAITLLLIMLFLGKWAKLIPMSCLAGILIIVAYNMSEWRSFASILKGSVFDIIVLLTTFILTVLVDLTVAIEVGVVLSAILFMKRMSDISEKRINNIVDTDVIEDYSQLPEGVSVYEISGPLFFASARRYSEVIQEIGQGCDTLILRMRHVSFVDETGMKNLQSSLKILQKQGVKVILSGVSPQLKNDLEKRLSSKVIDFVDMEDSFEKALDHAKISTSS; encoded by the coding sequence ATGAATACAATATTTAAGCCCAAACTATTTACGATTTTAAAAAATGGCATCAGTAAAAAACAAATTACTTCGGATGTATTAGCCGGAGTTGTTGTTGGTATTGTTGCCCTCCCATTGGCAATCGCTTTTGCTGTTGCTTCAGGCGTTTCTCCCGAAAAAGGTCTGATTACCGCTGTTGTTGCCGGTTTTCTTATTTCTTTTTTAGGTGGTAGCCGCGTTCAGATTGGCGGTCCGACCGGAGCTTTTATTGTTATAGTTTACGGAATTGTGCAACAATACGGCGTAAATGGTTTAATCATTTCTACCGTACTGGCCGGAATAATTCTGATTCTGTTTGGAGTGTTAAAATTGGGAACTTTGCTAAAATTTATCCCCCACCCGCTTATCGTTGGATTTACAAGTGGTATTGCATTGGTCATTTTTTCTACTCAAATAAAAGACGCGCTGGGATTAACTATTACCGACCTTCCATCGGGATTTCTGGAAAAATGGCACGTTTATATTAGTAATCTGGGCAATGTAAATATTGCAGCCTTGCTGGTAACATTGACTACAATTGCCATAACGCTAATCAGCGGTAAATTTGTAAAAAAAATACCGGGATCGTTTATTGCCATTATCCTTGTCACACTGGTTGTTCAGGTTTTTAAAATCCCTATTGCAACTATCGAAACGTATTTTGGTGAAATCAGCAATACCATTCATTTTAGTATTCCTCAGATTCGTTTGAACGACCTTCAAAATTACCTGGAGCCAGCTTTAACAATTGCTCTTCTTGGTGGTATCGAGTCGTTATTGTCGGCAGTGGTTGCCGATGGAATGATTAGTGGAAAACACCGCTCGAATACCGAATTGATCGCACAGGGGATTGCCAATGTTGTTACACCCTTTTTTGGCGGTATTCCTGCCACCGGAGCGATTGCACGTACTGCAACCAATGTAAAAAACGGCGGACGCACACCAATTGCAGGTATTGCACATGCCATTACCTTGTTGCTGATTATGCTGTTTTTGGGCAAATGGGCCAAATTGATTCCCATGTCGTGCCTGGCCGGAATTTTAATAATCGTTGCCTATAACATGAGCGAATGGCGTTCGTTTGCATCTATTCTGAAAGGATCTGTTTTCGATATTATTGTACTACTTACCACCTTTATTTTAACGGTTCTGGTTGACTTAACGGTAGCCATTGAAGTTGGCGTGGTTTTATCGGCCATCCTTTTCATGAAACGTATGTCGGACATCAGCGAAAAACGCATAAACAATATTGTTGACACGGATGTAATTGAAGACTATTCGCAGCTACCTGAAGGTGTTTCGGTTTACGAAATCAGTGGCCCGTTGTTTTTTGCATCGGCACGTCGTTATTCCGAGGTTATTCAGGAAATCGGGCAGGGTTGTGACACACTAATTCTACGTATGCGACATGTTTCATTCGTTGACGAAACGGGAATGAAAAACCTGCAGAGCTCGCTTAAGATCCTTCAAAAGCAAGGAGTAAAAGTGATTTTATCGGGTGTGTCTCCACAGCTGAAAAATGACCTGGAGAAACGACTCAGCTCAAAAGTTATTGACTTCGTTGATATGGAAGATTCGTTTGAAAAAGCGCTCGACCATGCTAAAATTAGCACTTCTTCTTAG
- a CDS encoding cytidylate kinase-like family protein, with amino-acid sequence MKNFLQSYLMESKCINLESGDYPGPFLTISRQAGCSAKRIAIKLSKILTGYSYMSETKTDVEWKYVDKGVFLGVVDEMIEELKAGNFEDADESILFLEEVGRAFIDETIYDISDVKLIAALKGIICRLAYHGRTIIVGRSSGAILKDTPNKLNIRLEAPTDWRINRIMQIKDMTMMQAAEYITLADKRRDAFIEKIIGRKAENDDFDVIFNYASMEDDQIVDAVINILRNKKIIAPHYEF; translated from the coding sequence ATGAAAAATTTTCTGCAGAGTTATCTAATGGAATCGAAATGTATTAACCTCGAATCTGGTGACTACCCAGGGCCTTTTCTTACTATTTCGCGACAAGCCGGATGTTCGGCAAAGCGCATTGCCATTAAGCTTTCCAAGATTCTGACGGGCTATAGTTACATGTCGGAAACAAAAACTGACGTGGAGTGGAAATATGTTGACAAGGGCGTTTTTTTAGGTGTTGTTGATGAAATGATAGAAGAATTGAAAGCGGGGAATTTTGAAGATGCCGACGAATCGATATTGTTTTTGGAGGAAGTTGGAAGAGCTTTTATCGACGAAACGATATACGACATTTCGGACGTTAAATTGATTGCGGCCTTAAAAGGAATTATTTGCAGATTGGCTTATCACGGACGTACAATTATTGTAGGCCGTTCGTCGGGAGCTATTCTAAAAGACACCCCGAACAAGCTGAACATCAGACTAGAAGCTCCCACCGACTGGAGAATTAATCGAATAATGCAAATTAAAGACATGACCATGATGCAGGCTGCAGAATACATTACGCTAGCCGATAAAAGGAGAGATGCCTTTATTGAAAAGATTATTGGCAGGAAAGCCGAAAACGATGATTTTGATGTTATTTTTAATTACGCCTCGATGGAAGACGATCAAATAGTTGACGCAGTAATTAACATATTACGAAATAAAAAAATCATTGCTCCCCATTACGAATTCTAA
- a CDS encoding Gfo/Idh/MocA family oxidoreductase has product MENQVTVALASFGMSGKVFHGPLLKVNPNFRVKLVLERSKSLSKELFPDARIVKSYDDILTDNEVELVVVNTPDKFHHTMVKQALEAGKHVVVEKPATLRSTELEELIELAKAKGLVFTVFQNRRWDGDFRTVQKVIKEARFGRLVEFESHYDRYRTEIAPGTWKEEGDEYCGVLYNLGAHMVDQAYVLFGKPETVTAHLKTVRTGGKVADYYDIRLDYEGFSALLRCSYLVMDPGPRYILNGEYGTFKKWGIDGQEDLLKEGNLPEGDDWGKEESDWWGTLVYSENDEHVEELVETIPGDYRIFYDNLFQGIRADKQLLVNAGEALEVLKILEACLLSNKEQRTIIL; this is encoded by the coding sequence ATGGAGAATCAGGTAACAGTTGCGTTGGCTTCCTTTGGTATGTCAGGAAAAGTATTTCACGGACCGTTGTTGAAAGTGAACCCGAATTTCAGGGTGAAACTTGTGTTAGAACGTTCTAAAAGCTTATCAAAAGAGTTGTTCCCCGATGCGAGGATTGTAAAAAGCTATGACGATATCTTAACCGATAACGAGGTGGAATTGGTAGTTGTAAACACCCCGGATAAATTTCATCATACCATGGTTAAACAGGCACTGGAAGCCGGGAAACATGTGGTGGTTGAAAAACCGGCTACATTGCGAAGTACAGAGTTAGAAGAGTTGATTGAACTGGCAAAAGCAAAAGGTCTGGTTTTTACTGTTTTTCAGAACCGTAGATGGGACGGGGATTTTAGAACGGTACAAAAAGTAATTAAAGAAGCACGTTTTGGACGGTTGGTGGAGTTTGAATCACATTACGACCGCTACCGGACTGAAATTGCACCGGGCACCTGGAAGGAGGAAGGCGATGAATATTGTGGTGTTTTGTATAACCTCGGAGCTCACATGGTTGATCAGGCTTATGTGTTGTTTGGAAAACCTGAGACAGTTACCGCACATTTAAAAACGGTACGAACAGGTGGAAAAGTAGCTGATTATTACGATATCCGATTGGATTATGAAGGTTTTTCTGCTTTGTTGAGATGTTCGTATCTGGTAATGGATCCCGGACCGAGATATATCCTAAATGGTGAGTATGGTACGTTTAAAAAGTGGGGCATTGATGGTCAGGAAGATTTGTTAAAAGAAGGTAATTTGCCCGAAGGTGACGACTGGGGAAAAGAAGAATCCGATTGGTGGGGGACGCTGGTTTACTCTGAGAATGATGAGCATGTGGAAGAACTGGTTGAAACAATCCCCGGTGATTACCGCATTTTCTACGATAATTTGTTTCAAGGAATCCGTGCCGACAAACAGCTATTGGTTAATGCTGGAGAAGCCCTGGAGGTATTGAAAATATTGGAGGCTTGTTTGTTAAGTAATAAAGAACAGCGAACTATAATCCTCTAA
- a CDS encoding aldo/keto reductase, whose product MANFQMNRRKFIGALSAGTAHVLFSNPIYAGNIPARSHDPFQLVELGNSGIKTTLLGMGTGVHATNRSSFLTKQDKNTSLGLLHHAYNKGIRYFDLADTYGTHGLFAEAMTEMNREELTLTTKIWTRPSGIPEKERPDADVVVDRFRKELNTDYIDLVQIHCMVDEDWTETLKPQMEILSNLKAKGIIKAHGVSVHSLDAMKAAVKSPWVDVLHARINPYGIAMDKPDPQEVVEVIQQLHQAGKGVIGMKLVGNGQLRNDSEKIDNALRFVLGLGCVDMMIVGFETKDQVDNYISRMETELKRLY is encoded by the coding sequence ATGGCCAACTTTCAAATGAATCGACGGAAATTTATCGGAGCCCTTAGCGCGGGCACGGCACATGTATTATTCTCAAATCCAATTTATGCAGGCAATATTCCGGCCCGAAGTCACGATCCTTTTCAGTTGGTGGAGTTGGGAAATTCAGGGATAAAAACAACACTGCTGGGAATGGGAACCGGAGTACACGCTACCAACCGCAGCAGTTTCCTTACCAAGCAGGATAAAAACACCAGCCTCGGTTTATTGCATCACGCCTACAATAAAGGGATCAGGTATTTTGATTTGGCCGATACTTACGGCACGCACGGGCTTTTTGCCGAAGCGATGACAGAAATGAACCGTGAAGAACTAACGCTTACTACAAAAATATGGACGCGGCCGAGTGGAATTCCGGAGAAAGAACGCCCCGATGCTGATGTTGTGGTAGACCGCTTCCGCAAAGAACTGAACACCGATTACATCGATTTAGTACAAATACATTGTATGGTTGACGAGGACTGGACAGAAACCTTGAAGCCCCAAATGGAAATTCTTTCGAACCTGAAAGCCAAAGGAATTATAAAAGCTCATGGTGTATCTGTACATTCGTTAGATGCTATGAAAGCTGCCGTTAAAAGTCCGTGGGTTGATGTTTTACACGCACGAATCAATCCGTACGGAATTGCCATGGACAAACCCGATCCACAAGAAGTAGTAGAGGTAATTCAGCAATTGCACCAGGCAGGAAAAGGTGTAATAGGAATGAAGCTTGTTGGAAACGGTCAATTACGAAACGACAGTGAAAAAATAGATAATGCTTTACGATTTGTTCTTGGATTAGGTTGTGTTGATATGATGATTGTAGGTTTTGAAACAAAAGATCAGGTTGACAATTACATCTCACGAATGGAAACCGAATTAAAGAGGCTATACTAA
- a CDS encoding class I SAM-dependent methyltransferase, with protein MNDPIGLAIKEYFERGKAPQIQVDSNYTEGETIAPSYFFRKEKELPKIEKVALKNCKGRILDIGAAAGCHSLILQKKGYSVTALEKSEVSVEVMRKQGIVKVVHADIFEYNEKQFNTILLLMNGSGIGGTIAGLKKLLTHLKSLLLEGGQVLIDSSDIKYLFEEEDGSQWVDIANNNYYGEMQYKVSFRKEKAQFDWLFIDFNTLQLIANEIGYNCTLVEKGTHHDYLAKLKL; from the coding sequence ATGAATGATCCGATTGGCCTGGCCATTAAAGAATATTTTGAACGAGGAAAAGCTCCTCAAATTCAAGTAGATTCGAACTACACCGAAGGCGAAACTATTGCCCCATCGTATTTTTTTCGCAAGGAGAAAGAACTTCCAAAAATCGAAAAAGTTGCACTGAAAAATTGCAAAGGCCGCATTTTAGATATTGGTGCAGCGGCGGGTTGTCATTCGCTCATTCTGCAGAAAAAAGGCTACAGCGTTACGGCTCTCGAAAAATCGGAAGTTTCGGTTGAAGTGATGCGCAAACAGGGAATTGTAAAAGTAGTTCATGCCGATATTTTTGAGTACAACGAAAAACAATTCAACACCATTTTGTTGCTAATGAACGGATCGGGCATTGGAGGCACCATTGCAGGGTTGAAAAAATTGCTGACTCACCTTAAAAGTCTTCTGTTGGAAGGTGGACAGGTTTTAATTGACTCGTCGGATATTAAATACCTTTTTGAGGAAGAAGACGGGTCGCAATGGGTGGATATTGCCAACAACAACTACTACGGCGAAATGCAGTACAAAGTGAGTTTTAGGAAAGAGAAGGCGCAGTTCGACTGGCTTTTTATCGATTTTAACACCCTGCAACTTATTGCCAACGAAATCGGTTATAACTGTACTTTAGTGGAAAAAGGAACGCATCACGATTACCTGGCAAAACTGAAACTCTAA
- a CDS encoding PhzF family phenazine biosynthesis protein — MNLTVYQVDAFAEKVFEGNPAAVIPLNDKWLPDDVMQKLAQENNLSETAFFIKKDNCYHIRWFTPEAEVDLCGHATLATSHVMFQHLNYTADSICFQSRSGKLSVKKEGNLLVLNFPSSEVEAKYIHSDLKTAFGIHPQECFKGREDLMLVFKTENDIYNLEPDFAKMLEATSRGIICTAKSEKYDFVSRFFAPSVGINEDPVTGSAHTMLIPYWSEQLNKQNMLAKQISKRGGVLHCKHLDDRVEIGGKAVTYLVGTINI; from the coding sequence ATGAACCTAACTGTATACCAAGTTGATGCCTTCGCCGAAAAAGTATTTGAAGGAAACCCCGCAGCCGTAATTCCACTAAATGACAAGTGGCTTCCGGATGATGTCATGCAAAAACTGGCACAGGAAAACAACCTCTCAGAAACAGCATTTTTTATAAAAAAAGACAACTGCTACCATATTCGCTGGTTTACTCCCGAAGCCGAGGTTGATCTTTGCGGTCATGCTACTTTGGCAACTTCGCATGTTATGTTTCAGCACTTAAATTACACTGCCGATAGCATTTGTTTTCAGTCGAGAAGCGGAAAACTGAGTGTAAAAAAAGAAGGCAACCTGTTGGTATTAAACTTCCCGTCATCAGAAGTGGAGGCCAAATATATTCACTCCGATTTAAAAACGGCGTTTGGAATTCATCCGCAGGAATGTTTTAAAGGCCGCGAAGACCTGATGTTGGTTTTTAAAACTGAAAACGACATTTACAACCTGGAGCCCGATTTTGCGAAAATGTTAGAGGCTACTTCGCGAGGCATAATTTGTACGGCCAAATCGGAGAAATACGACTTTGTATCGCGCTTTTTTGCACCATCAGTAGGTATTAACGAAGATCCTGTAACCGGGTCGGCACACACCATGTTAATTCCATACTGGTCGGAGCAACTTAACAAGCAAAATATGCTGGCGAAACAGATATCGAAAAGAGGTGGAGTACTACATTGCAAGCATCTTGACGACCGCGTCGAGATTGGCGGAAAAGCGGTAACTTATCTGGTAGGAACCATTAATATTTAG